One region of Prochlorococcus marinus str. GP2 genomic DNA includes:
- the gatA gene encoding Asp-tRNA(Asn)/Glu-tRNA(Gln) amidotransferase subunit GatA, translated as MDFNSLRKLINNKNASVKELVNDIFSKIDSKDKEINSFICTTKDKAILQAENIDKLIQKKESLPPLAGLPIAIKDNICTKGVVTTCASKMLQNFVAPYESTASSKLWSSGGICLGKTNLDEFAMGSSTETSLFGVTSNPWDINRVPGGSSGGSAASVAAGLCAASIGSDTGGSIRQPASFCGVVGLKPTYGRVSRWGLVAFASSLDQIGPITNTVSDAAEILYLISGKDPLDSTCLDKPVPNYLSDLNKSIKNLKIGIIKECFEHPGLNPEVKESVLSAVERFKNLGAEIIEVECPRFNDGIATYYVIAPSEASANLARYDGVKYGYRSNEGSNLLDMTSKSRAEGFGDEVQRRILIGTYALSAGYSDAYYKKAQKVRTLIRKDFDNAFNKVDILLTPTCPTTAFLKGDFANDPLSMYLSDLLTVPANLAGLPAISIPCGFDTKGLPIGLQLIGNVLEEDKILNAANIFEIDAQIMKSRSIF; from the coding sequence ATGGACTTTAATTCTTTAAGAAAGTTAATTAATAATAAAAATGCTTCAGTCAAGGAATTAGTTAATGATATTTTTTCAAAAATAGATTCAAAAGATAAAGAAATCAATTCATTTATTTGTACTACAAAAGATAAAGCAATATTGCAGGCTGAAAATATTGATAAATTAATTCAAAAGAAAGAATCACTTCCTCCTTTAGCAGGCCTGCCAATAGCAATAAAGGATAATATTTGTACTAAAGGTGTTGTAACAACTTGTGCAAGTAAAATGCTCCAAAATTTTGTTGCACCTTATGAATCAACAGCCTCAAGTAAATTATGGTCTTCTGGTGGGATTTGTTTAGGTAAAACAAATTTGGATGAATTTGCAATGGGTAGTTCAACAGAAACTTCTTTATTTGGTGTTACTTCAAATCCTTGGGATATTAATAGAGTTCCAGGTGGAAGTTCAGGAGGCAGTGCTGCTTCAGTTGCTGCTGGACTATGTGCTGCTTCTATAGGTTCTGATACTGGAGGATCAATAAGACAACCGGCTTCTTTTTGTGGAGTTGTTGGACTTAAGCCTACCTATGGCAGAGTAAGTAGATGGGGACTAGTAGCATTCGCTAGCTCTCTTGATCAAATTGGTCCAATTACAAATACTGTCTCAGATGCGGCTGAAATTCTTTATTTAATATCTGGTAAAGATCCCTTAGACTCAACATGTCTAGATAAACCGGTACCAAATTATCTGAGTGATTTAAATAAATCTATAAAGAATTTAAAAATTGGCATTATAAAAGAATGCTTTGAACATCCAGGTCTAAATCCAGAAGTGAAAGAATCTGTTCTTTCTGCAGTTGAGAGATTCAAAAATTTAGGAGCAGAAATAATCGAAGTTGAATGCCCTAGGTTTAATGATGGAATTGCTACTTATTATGTGATTGCTCCATCTGAAGCTTCTGCAAATTTAGCTAGATACGATGGAGTTAAATATGGTTACAGGTCCAATGAAGGATCTAATCTTTTAGATATGACTTCAAAAAGTAGAGCTGAAGGATTTGGAGATGAAGTACAAAGAAGAATTTTAATTGGAACATATGCTTTGTCTGCTGGTTACAGCGACGCATATTACAAGAAGGCACAAAAGGTTAGAACTTTAATAAGAAAAGATTTTGATAATGCTTTTAATAAAGTAGATATTTTATTAACTCCGACTTGTCCAACTACCGCTTTTTTGAAGGGTGATTTTGCAAATGACCCACTTTCTATGTATTTATCTGATCTCTTAACTGTGCCTGCTAATTTAGCTGGACTACCAGCTATAAGCATCCCTTGTGGTTTTGATACTAAAGGATTGCCTATAGGACTTCAATTAATAGGCAATGTGTTGGAAGAAGATAAAATATTGAATGCAGCAAATATTTTTGAAATTGATGCTCAGATAATGAAGAGTAGATCTATTTTTTAA